One window of Pelobates fuscus isolate aPelFus1 chromosome 9, aPelFus1.pri, whole genome shotgun sequence genomic DNA carries:
- the SPRED3 gene encoding sprouty-related, EVH1 domain-containing protein 3: protein MQAESGGSNPQPRCQDTPVSHPGPSAAMERDYIVRVRAVVMSRDDSSGGWVPMGGGGLSHVMICKVRRPDASHQRDYVIRGERLRDQTIILECVLKKGLVYNKANPIFHHWKVDESKFGLTFQSPADAVTFERSVQSAMQELAEGSLSHSSSSPSSSFTPEEGDIPEDAVPLPTDSESSSNSRKEMLPKHITIVTSESSSSCYVRSPASEEFGFSSGPSVSPSTQSQPLQCLSFHDEEELESINPCKDLWVSKGYEDYRRAALQRPEQPKSDLRVHFQKASGSKTKDRHFPGATAATESEGPVKDPRGSPSCRIHGTPSPKSKEHAHMVGEEDTATARCVYCRDVFSSEENGRGQCQDAPDPISRCVYQLSCMWCAESLLYHCMSDSEGEYSDPCSCDPGHPHFCVRWVALVALSLVVPCMCCYLPLQACHWCGEHCGCCGGKHKAVR, encoded by the exons ATGCAGGCAGAGAGCGGGGGGAGCAACCCTCAGCCCCGGTGCCAGGACACCCCTGTGAGCCACCCAGGACCTTCAGCAGCCATGGAAAGAGA TTATATTGTGAGAGTCCGAGCTGTGGTGATGTCCAGAGATGATTCTAGTGGGGGCTGGGTACCCATGGGAGGAGGGGGTCTGAGTCATGTGATGATCTGCAAGGTCCGTCGCCCCGACGCATCCCACCAGCGAGATTATGTTATCCGTGGGGAGCGACTGAGAGATCAGACT ATTATTTTGGAATGCGTCTTGAAGAAAGGTCTGGTGTACAACAAGGCTAACCCCATCTTCCACCACTGGAAGGTAGATGAGAGCAAGTTCGGGCTGACCTTCCAGAGTCCTGCTGATGCTGTGACGTTTGAGAGGAGCGTGCAGTCAGCCATGCAGGAGCTGGCAGAAG GCTCTCTTTCTCATTCTTCATCCTCCCCCTCTTCATCCTTCACACCTGAAGAAGGAGACATTCCCGAAGATGCTGTGCCA CTGCCCACAGACAGTGAGTCATCTTCAAACAGCAGGAAGGAGATGTTACCAAAACATATCACCATTGTGACCAGTGAGTCCTCGTCCAGCTGCTATGTCCGATCTCCAGCTTCGGAAGAGTTTGGGTTTAGTAGTGGTCCATCGGTCAGCCCTAGCACACAG tcACAGCCTTTGCAGTGCCTGTCCTTCCATGACGAGGAGGAGCTGGAGAGCATCAACCCTTGTAAAGACCTTTGGGTGTCAAAGGGATATGAAGACTACCGTCGCGCTGCCTTGCAGAGGCCAGAGCAGCCCAAATCTGACCTTCGTGTTCACTTCCAAAAAGCCAGTGGAAGTAAAACCAAGGACAGACACTTCCCAGGTGCAACTGCAGCAACAGAAAGTGAGGGACCCGTGAAAGACCCAAGAGGCTCTCCTTCCTGCAGGATTCATGGCACGCCTTCCCCTAAGTCTAAGGAACATGCTCACATGGTGGGGGAGGAGGACACGGCCACTGCTCGATGCGTGTACTGCAGGGACGTATTTAGCAGTGAGGAGAATGGAAGAGGGCAGTGCCAGGATGCTCCTGACCCTATCAGTCGCTGTGTTTACCAGCTTTCTTGCATGTGGTGCGCTGAGAGCCTATTGTACCACTGCATGTCAGACTCGGAAGGTGAATATTCGGACCCATGCTCCTGCGACCCTGGTCATCCCCATTTCTGTGTACGTTGGGTCGCCCTAGTAGCCTTGTCCCTTGTGGTTCCCTGCATGTGCTGTTACCTCCCGCTGCAGGCTTGCCACTGGTGTGGAGAACATTGCGGCTGTTGTGGAGGCAAACATAAAGCGGTGCGGTGA